From candidate division TA06 bacterium B3_TA06, a single genomic window includes:
- the ispD gene encoding 2-C-methyl-D-erythritol 4-phosphate cytidylyltransferase gives MRFGLILAAGRGGRFGSPKQRMMLSGHPLALWSILAFEQCSEVDLIVMVTDEGNVEFFEHEIKQRGIEKVEAVIPGGAKRLDSLKAGLKVLPPQGFVAVHDGARPFVRAEEIAKGFHVVQSKGPAIYAIPATDTLKQVKDNLVVETIPRECVYQAQTPQFFGLPILREALAKAEAEGFIGTDEASYVERLGERIHIIPGRAENLKVTFRRDLELAEELLAAGTCP, from the coding sequence ATGAGGTTCGGTCTCATACTGGCCGCAGGACGCGGCGGGCGATTCGGTTCCCCAAAGCAAAGGATGATGCTTAGCGGGCATCCACTGGCTCTGTGGAGCATCCTTGCATTTGAACAATGCAGTGAAGTTGATCTGATCGTTATGGTCACAGACGAGGGGAATGTAGAGTTCTTCGAACATGAGATCAAACAGAGGGGGATAGAGAAGGTGGAGGCGGTTATCCCGGGTGGAGCTAAAAGACTGGATTCTCTGAAGGCCGGTCTAAAGGTACTACCCCCGCAGGGATTTGTGGCCGTGCATGACGGGGCAAGGCCTTTCGTTCGTGCCGAAGAGATAGCCAAGGGATTCCACGTGGTTCAGTCAAAAGGCCCGGCCATCTACGCTATCCCAGCGACCGATACCCTGAAGCAGGTAAAGGACAACCTGGTAGTAGAAACCATACCCAGAGAATGCGTCTACCAGGCGCAGACCCCACAGTTCTTCGGCTTACCGATTTTGAGAGAAGCCTTGGCAAAAGCTGAGGCCGAAGGGTTTATAGGAACCGACGAGGCAAGCTACGTGGAACGGCTTGGAGAAAGAATCCACATCATCCCAGGCAGAGCCGAAAACCTAAAAGTAACCTTCCGCCGCGATCTGGAGCTTGCCGAAGAGCTTCTTGCAGCGGGAACATGCCCCTGA
- a CDS encoding 1-deoxy-D-xylulose-5-phosphate reductoisomerase has product MKNVAILGSTGTIGRLSVEVIKELSSRLRVFGLAANRNIQLLASQIAEFTPQQAVVLDEEQCALLSSSRIPVSCGSAALLNLARHPDLDILVVAMTGTAAVDAVLAALRAGKRVALATKEILVSFGRFVNQALDEGKGELLPVDSEHNAIHQCLEGRDPSTVKRLILTASGGPFRNRSYEGAKPEDVLAHPTWNMGERITVDSAMLMNKGFEVIEAHFLFKIEPRRIKVLVHPQSIVHSLVEFMDGSVLAQLSLPDMRLPIEYALLYPERGPQIVSQLDLAKVGSLEFERADLKRFPCLALAYEALKRGGTAPAVLQAADEEAVNQFLAGRLQFERIPELIKGALEVHRYIRTPSIEETRQAERLAKEFVKQVVQ; this is encoded by the coding sequence GTGAAAAACGTAGCCATACTGGGATCAACAGGAACCATCGGACGCCTTAGCGTTGAGGTAATCAAGGAGCTAAGCTCAAGGCTGCGGGTATTCGGTCTGGCGGCAAACCGAAATATCCAGCTCCTGGCCTCCCAGATAGCCGAGTTTACACCCCAACAAGCGGTCGTTTTGGATGAAGAACAATGTGCGTTGCTTTCCTCTTCAAGGATACCCGTATCCTGCGGCTCTGCCGCGCTCCTGAATCTGGCACGGCATCCAGACCTCGACATCCTTGTAGTCGCGATGACAGGCACTGCGGCCGTAGATGCGGTGCTTGCTGCATTGAGAGCAGGTAAGAGGGTAGCGCTGGCCACAAAGGAGATACTTGTAAGCTTCGGTAGATTCGTAAACCAGGCTTTAGATGAAGGCAAGGGGGAGCTTTTGCCCGTAGACTCCGAACACAACGCCATCCACCAGTGTTTAGAGGGAAGGGACCCCTCGACGGTCAAACGATTGATACTTACCGCCTCTGGTGGTCCGTTCAGAAACAGAAGCTACGAAGGGGCCAAACCTGAGGATGTTCTCGCTCACCCTACATGGAACATGGGGGAGCGGATAACGGTCGATTCTGCTATGCTAATGAACAAGGGCTTTGAAGTCATCGAAGCCCATTTCCTGTTCAAGATTGAGCCTCGAAGGATCAAGGTTCTAGTGCACCCTCAGTCGATCGTCCACTCATTAGTTGAGTTCATGGACGGCTCGGTGCTTGCTCAACTCTCCTTGCCCGATATGCGTTTGCCTATCGAATACGCCCTTCTTTACCCTGAACGTGGCCCGCAGATTGTATCCCAGCTTGATCTGGCAAAGGTCGGGTCGCTTGAGTTCGAGAGAGCGGACCTCAAGCGCTTTCCATGCTTGGCTCTTGCGTATGAGGCCCTCAAGCGAGGAGGCACCGCTCCTGCGGTGCTGCAGGCAGCCGATGAGGAGGCGGTCAATCAGTTTCTTGCCGGACGCTTGCAGTTCGAACGTATCCCTGAGTTGATAAAAGGCGCACTTGAGGTGCACAGATATATCCGGACGCCTTCGATCGAAGAGACGAGACAGGCGGAGCGTCTGGCTAAAGAGTTTGTTAAACAAGTGGTCCAGTGA
- the rseP gene encoding RIP metalloprotease RseP, producing the protein MNTILNILTFIALLLILIGFHEFAHLIVGKLSKIPVERFSIGFGPAIVKWKIGETTYQLSVLPLGGYVKFKGEDFDDPEGFFSFPFGRKTATTAAGIVANLLLAVIVYFFIGIVYGIETPPAVLELPEGSSLTQAGFQAGDRVVTVDGKKVRDFYGFIDFIPNPDTLKVTVVRSDGRHNLLLAPSDRSEVDYLVDAVVARVLLKGPADRAGIKPGDRIIAIDGKPVRYWHELVRAVSAADSGEALEFTWIHKSDTLRAGIVPEVMDTTGSPKVGVVAALPSRALTFKEAIWLPLVRTGEITARILVTVGRLFTGKESVKNLAGPVGIYQLTAQSLSLGFDALLSFLAFLSISLAILNLLPIPLFDGGRILMFTIEKIIGRRLGKMVWTVATYIGVALIAALVILVFYNDISRIITGG; encoded by the coding sequence GTGAATACCATCCTTAACATCTTGACCTTCATAGCCTTACTCCTGATACTAATAGGTTTCCACGAGTTCGCCCATCTTATTGTAGGCAAGCTCTCAAAGATCCCTGTAGAGCGCTTCTCTATAGGCTTTGGGCCGGCGATTGTTAAATGGAAGATAGGCGAAACCACCTACCAGCTCTCGGTATTGCCTCTGGGGGGTTATGTCAAGTTTAAAGGGGAGGATTTCGATGACCCGGAAGGGTTCTTTTCCTTTCCATTCGGCCGCAAGACCGCAACAACCGCCGCAGGGATAGTGGCCAACTTACTGCTTGCCGTGATTGTCTACTTCTTCATCGGAATAGTCTATGGGATCGAGACACCACCTGCTGTTCTTGAATTACCAGAAGGCTCCTCCTTGACGCAGGCCGGATTTCAGGCAGGAGACAGGGTTGTGACTGTGGACGGTAAAAAGGTGAGGGATTTCTACGGTTTCATAGATTTCATTCCCAACCCCGATACCTTAAAGGTGACCGTTGTTCGTTCGGACGGCCGGCACAACCTTTTGCTTGCGCCATCCGATCGATCCGAGGTAGATTATCTGGTTGATGCGGTGGTGGCACGTGTGCTTCTTAAGGGTCCGGCTGATCGCGCAGGGATTAAACCAGGGGACAGGATAATAGCGATCGACGGAAAACCCGTCCGGTATTGGCATGAACTGGTCAGAGCAGTCAGTGCCGCGGATAGCGGAGAGGCGCTTGAATTTACATGGATCCACAAATCGGATACCCTTAGGGCAGGTATCGTACCCGAAGTGATGGACACCACCGGTTCACCTAAAGTGGGAGTTGTGGCTGCTCTTCCTTCACGAGCGTTGACATTTAAGGAGGCCATCTGGCTGCCGCTTGTGCGCACCGGAGAAATCACCGCACGTATTCTGGTCACGGTGGGCAGACTTTTCACAGGTAAGGAGTCAGTCAAAAACCTGGCCGGGCCAGTAGGGATATACCAGCTTACCGCTCAAAGCCTAAGCCTGGGATTCGACGCCCTCTTAAGCTTTCTTGCCTTTCTCTCCATAAGTCTTGCCATACTCAACCTGCTTCCTATCCCCCTGTTTGACGGTGGTCGGATCCTTATGTTCACGATTGAGAAGATAATCGGGCGCCGATTGGGAAAGATGGTGTGGACGGTGGCCACCTACATAGGCGTGGCTCTCATCGCAGCGCTTGTGATACTTGTTTTCTACAACGACATCTCCCGGATAATCACCGGAGGCTAG
- a CDS encoding transporter, with the protein MKLGWRIFFIGLASAVFLGIFFAPIPGMDIAARRTLAVFALALILWVSEAIPLYITSLVIAALLSIFLPRHLPSLSSGYAAFLAPFFSPVILLFLGGFVLARGLESYDLDSVLASAILRRVGKKPAAILAGFMGVTALLSMWMSNTAATALMIAVALPLVRSIDEKDPMKIGLLIGIPFSANLGGMATPIGTPPNAIAITALRDAGVKMNFLEWMGLALPVAIILLVLTWILILLLFRPKTKKLSFTIRKAKKLSWKEWVVLATLLATVAGWLTGRLHKIPDAIVALLPAVVFFSLGLLGRKDFRSLGWDVLILMGGGLALGKAVAASGLDKWLITSLGMEGLPPVALFIGFILLTVVLTNFISNTSSAALIVPLAMGFAAESNSLVAGVALAASASMLLPVSTPPNAIAFGSGLLKVKHMFRAGIIVAVIAVGVIFLFGLVIWPHLGIM; encoded by the coding sequence GTGAAGCTCGGCTGGCGAATCTTCTTTATTGGCCTTGCTTCAGCGGTTTTCTTAGGGATATTCTTTGCTCCCATTCCAGGGATGGATATAGCCGCCAGGCGCACACTTGCGGTATTCGCACTTGCGTTGATTTTGTGGGTCTCCGAAGCCATCCCCCTCTACATTACATCTCTCGTGATCGCTGCACTTCTATCTATCTTCTTGCCTAGACATCTACCATCCCTTTCCTCAGGCTACGCGGCGTTCCTCGCTCCCTTCTTCTCCCCTGTGATCCTTTTATTCCTGGGTGGATTCGTTCTGGCACGGGGGCTAGAAAGCTATGATCTGGATTCGGTGCTTGCGTCGGCGATACTGCGAAGGGTGGGCAAGAAACCTGCCGCAATCCTTGCTGGGTTCATGGGGGTAACCGCTTTACTCTCCATGTGGATGTCCAACACCGCGGCCACAGCTTTGATGATCGCGGTTGCCTTGCCGCTCGTGCGTTCCATAGATGAGAAAGATCCCATGAAGATCGGGCTTCTTATTGGAATACCCTTTTCCGCCAACCTGGGAGGTATGGCCACCCCCATAGGGACACCGCCTAACGCCATCGCCATCACTGCCCTGCGTGATGCAGGCGTAAAGATGAACTTCCTGGAGTGGATGGGGCTCGCGCTACCTGTAGCCATTATCCTGCTTGTGCTTACCTGGATACTTATCCTCTTGCTTTTCCGTCCAAAGACAAAGAAACTCAGCTTCACCATACGAAAGGCAAAGAAACTGAGCTGGAAGGAGTGGGTGGTTTTAGCAACCCTGCTGGCGACGGTTGCAGGCTGGCTTACGGGAAGGCTTCACAAGATTCCTGACGCAATTGTGGCGCTTCTGCCTGCCGTTGTCTTCTTCTCGCTTGGACTTCTGGGACGCAAGGACTTCCGGTCGTTGGGGTGGGACGTGTTGATTCTCATGGGGGGTGGACTCGCGCTCGGAAAGGCGGTTGCAGCGTCCGGATTGGATAAGTGGCTTATTACTTCTTTGGGGATGGAAGGATTGCCGCCTGTGGCCCTATTCATCGGTTTCATCCTGCTCACCGTGGTTCTCACCAACTTCATATCCAACACCTCGTCCGCTGCCCTTATCGTGCCCTTAGCGATGGGATTCGCTGCAGAGAGCAACAGCCTTGTGGCGGGCGTCGCTCTCGCCGCTTCGGCCTCCATGCTTCTGCCAGTCTCCACCCCACCTAACGCCATAGCGTTCGGCTCAGGGCTGCTTAAGGTCAAGCACATGTTTCGTGCCGGCATAATCGTAGCCGTAATTGCAGTGGGGGTCATCTTCCTCTTTGGTTTAGTTATCTGGCCTCATCTCGGCATCATGTGA
- a CDS encoding methylenetetrahydrofolate--tRNA-(uracil(54)-C(5))-methyltransferase (FADH(2)-oxidizing) TrmFO translates to MDKTPSQGITVVGGGLAGCAAALEAAKRGIRVKLYEMRPTKNTPAHTTDRLAELICSNSLGSLRPTRAQGLLKEELRLLDCELLKIAQECSVPAGTALTVDRECFASKVTQRIEEHPLIDLIREEVTEIPRGLTILASGPLTSEALTRSIKEFCGEDFLYFYDAVAPIVSRDSLDLSKLVQASRYDAGEAGFLNSFMDKEEYLRLHAALISAQQHPLHDFEDSSFFEGCLPIEEIARRGERSLAFGPLRPTGFRDAKGRRPYAVVQLRPEDKATTMYNLVGFQTNLRNSEQERVFRMIPGLESTGFLRYGRMHSNTYIEAPRLIQPTLQFRKRTDLFICGQLSGAEGYLSAITTGLLAGLNASRLSEGKPPLLLPPQTMLGALLARLAGQGSYASLMDRFTPTKPIFALLPSLDPLPKGKEARRKAYAERSLSALKKLLDSLD, encoded by the coding sequence GTGGATAAAACCCCCTCTCAAGGGATTACGGTTGTTGGTGGAGGGCTGGCCGGCTGCGCTGCTGCACTTGAGGCGGCAAAACGCGGAATCCGAGTGAAATTGTATGAGATGCGACCAACTAAGAATACTCCAGCCCATACCACTGATAGGCTGGCCGAACTGATCTGTTCGAACTCGCTTGGTTCGCTCCGTCCCACGCGGGCGCAGGGACTCTTAAAGGAAGAGCTTAGACTCCTTGACTGCGAGCTCTTGAAGATCGCACAGGAGTGCTCTGTCCCGGCTGGTACCGCACTTACGGTGGATCGAGAATGCTTTGCCTCGAAGGTAACTCAGAGGATAGAGGAACATCCGTTGATCGATCTTATCCGTGAGGAGGTTACAGAGATACCTCGAGGATTAACGATCCTCGCAAGCGGTCCTCTGACTTCTGAGGCGCTCACCCGATCCATCAAAGAGTTCTGCGGTGAGGATTTTCTCTACTTCTACGACGCTGTGGCCCCGATAGTGAGCAGGGATTCGCTCGATCTTTCCAAGCTTGTTCAAGCATCACGCTACGATGCTGGCGAGGCCGGGTTCCTCAACTCCTTTATGGATAAAGAGGAGTACCTGCGATTGCACGCGGCGCTCATCTCGGCCCAGCAGCATCCGCTTCACGATTTTGAGGATAGCTCCTTCTTTGAAGGATGCCTGCCCATAGAGGAGATAGCTCGCAGGGGAGAACGCTCTCTGGCATTCGGGCCTCTTCGTCCTACCGGTTTCAGGGATGCAAAAGGGCGAAGGCCATACGCGGTCGTCCAGTTGCGGCCCGAGGATAAAGCAACCACAATGTATAATCTCGTCGGCTTCCAAACCAACCTTCGCAATTCAGAGCAGGAGCGGGTGTTCCGGATGATCCCTGGTCTTGAGAGTACGGGGTTCCTGCGCTACGGTCGTATGCACAGCAACACGTATATTGAGGCACCCAGACTCATCCAGCCGACCTTACAGTTTCGCAAACGTACAGACCTCTTTATCTGCGGGCAGCTTTCCGGTGCAGAGGGGTATCTATCGGCGATCACCACCGGACTTCTCGCCGGTCTAAACGCATCCCGACTGTCAGAAGGAAAGCCACCTCTCCTTCTCCCGCCCCAGACCATGCTGGGAGCTTTATTGGCGCGTCTGGCAGGCCAAGGGTCCTATGCCAGCCTTATGGATAGATTTACGCCGACCAAACCTATCTTCGCTTTACTGCCGTCCCTCGATCCTTTACCCAAAGGGAAAGAAGCACGTCGTAAGGCCTATGCCGAACGTAGCCTGAGTGCCCTTAAAAAATTACTGGACAGCCTGGATTAG
- a CDS encoding capsule biosynthesis protein CapA: MKTSKRLWSILVAVVVAAVLGIAGIVLASTGVMERIIRPSQEKVAALFPPARKITIAAVGDIMMGTDYPSPKLPPQDGALLFEDPAPILRAVDIAFGNLEGPITTARACTKNTSNPRTFAFRCPPKLAKNLATAGFDVMGLANNHARDFGYAGMVETKRILDSLGIQYSSKNGEVAEFIVDIFKIGLIAFSTGSSPRSILNIDLCRREVAELAQKFDILIVSFHGGSEGTKALHTMDSFENLYGEPRGNVIRFAHEMIDAGADLVIGHGPHVPRGMEVYNDRLIAYSLGNFCTYRCMQLVAELGYAPLLVVEVDSVGNFLRGKIHSFRQFSPGGPSADTSDAAFRLMRDLSIVDFCESAPRFAESLSFYPPGDSASTLAPEEPNTNGKSDSPPSSH, encoded by the coding sequence TTGAAGACGAGTAAGCGCCTGTGGTCGATTCTAGTGGCAGTTGTCGTAGCTGCAGTTCTGGGGATTGCAGGGATAGTTCTTGCCTCAACCGGCGTGATGGAGCGAATCATTCGCCCGTCTCAGGAAAAGGTTGCTGCACTTTTTCCCCCTGCACGCAAGATCACGATAGCCGCAGTTGGCGACATCATGATGGGTACCGACTATCCGTCTCCGAAGCTGCCGCCCCAGGACGGCGCACTTTTATTTGAAGACCCCGCCCCAATCCTGCGTGCGGTAGACATAGCCTTCGGCAACCTTGAAGGACCGATCACCACAGCAAGGGCATGTACCAAGAATACCTCCAATCCACGCACCTTCGCCTTCCGCTGTCCCCCCAAGCTTGCCAAGAACCTGGCGACCGCAGGCTTCGACGTGATGGGCCTTGCAAACAACCACGCACGAGACTTCGGCTACGCAGGCATGGTGGAGACCAAACGTATCCTGGACAGCTTGGGGATCCAGTACTCGAGCAAGAACGGCGAGGTAGCGGAGTTCATTGTAGACATCTTCAAGATTGGTCTTATCGCCTTCTCCACCGGCTCGTCGCCACGCTCGATTTTGAATATTGATCTATGCCGCAGGGAGGTTGCTGAGCTGGCGCAGAAGTTTGACATACTCATCGTGAGCTTTCACGGGGGCAGCGAAGGAACAAAGGCACTCCATACCATGGATTCTTTCGAAAATCTCTACGGCGAGCCGCGCGGCAACGTTATCCGGTTTGCGCACGAGATGATTGACGCAGGGGCCGATCTCGTGATCGGTCACGGCCCTCATGTTCCACGTGGTATGGAGGTTTACAATGATCGGCTCATCGCCTACAGCCTTGGTAACTTCTGCACCTACCGGTGCATGCAGCTTGTCGCTGAGCTCGGCTACGCGCCGCTTCTGGTGGTTGAGGTTGACTCGGTGGGCAACTTCCTCCGCGGCAAGATTCACTCCTTCCGCCAGTTTTCTCCAGGTGGGCCTTCTGCCGACACTTCCGATGCGGCTTTCCGCCTTATGCGCGATCTATCCATTGTTGACTTTTGCGAGTCCGCGCCCCGGTTTGCAGAGAGCCTGAGTTTCTATCCGCCAGGAGACTCCGCCTCAACCCTTGCCCCTGAGGAGCCGAACACGAATGGAAAATCCGATTCCCCGCCATCCTCACATTAG
- a CDS encoding Fis family transcriptional regulator: MSKKGSRKTSAAAAIGAEELRRIIEVTGKLLSTIDFDQLLEIILESAKSLTRSEASSLLLLDEKVGKLRFAVATGEAKQSLASLYVPVGEESIAGYVAVHGKPLVVNDVKKDGRWYSGVDEATSFKTRSILGVPLKLKGRTVGVIEVLNKEMGAEFTKEDVNLLELLAGQAAQVLRNAQEYMDLRASKRAIEAAQELRYRIVGRDPRLMEAIDLAKRVASSNTTVIITGESGTGKELLARYIHLESPRQEGPFLIVSCAAIPTTLIESELFGYEKGAFTGATTRKEGKFEQAHKGTLFLDEIGDLGLETQVKMLRFIENKEFERLGGKERLSVDVRVITASNQDLPVLIREKKFREDLYYRINVFPIELAPLRDRKDDIPLLVEHFIKLFNMETTKGIDGVEAAALAKLRAYEWPGNIRELRNVIERAFVLSHGFSIRAEDIVIGKGPHEERTDIFAEDKPWLEAVQEFKSQYLYHTLKKTRGNHKRAAQMLGIQPSYLSRLKKELGLEKEEF; encoded by the coding sequence ATGTCGAAAAAAGGTTCTAGAAAGACCTCTGCTGCAGCTGCAATTGGTGCCGAGGAGCTACGCCGGATTATAGAGGTCACCGGAAAGCTGCTTTCGACCATAGACTTCGACCAGCTGCTTGAGATCATACTTGAGAGCGCCAAATCCCTGACCCGCTCCGAAGCGTCATCTCTGCTTCTGTTGGACGAGAAGGTGGGCAAACTGCGCTTTGCGGTGGCCACAGGTGAGGCCAAGCAATCTCTGGCTTCCCTTTACGTTCCTGTGGGTGAGGAGAGCATCGCGGGATATGTTGCGGTACATGGGAAGCCGCTTGTGGTCAACGACGTCAAGAAGGACGGTCGGTGGTACTCCGGTGTGGACGAAGCCACCTCCTTTAAGACGCGTTCGATCCTTGGTGTGCCCCTGAAGCTTAAGGGTAGGACCGTCGGTGTGATCGAGGTGCTCAACAAGGAGATGGGAGCCGAGTTTACTAAGGAAGATGTCAATCTTCTGGAACTCCTTGCAGGGCAGGCGGCCCAGGTGCTGCGAAATGCCCAGGAATACATGGACCTTCGAGCCTCCAAGCGGGCGATCGAGGCGGCGCAGGAACTCAGATACCGGATCGTCGGCCGTGATCCAAGGCTAATGGAGGCGATTGATCTTGCAAAGCGCGTGGCGTCCTCGAACACAACGGTTATCATTACCGGCGAGAGTGGAACAGGCAAGGAGCTCCTGGCACGCTACATACATCTGGAGAGCCCGCGTCAGGAGGGGCCTTTCTTGATAGTTAGCTGCGCGGCCATCCCAACCACCCTGATCGAGAGTGAGCTCTTCGGTTATGAAAAGGGTGCATTTACCGGTGCTACCACGCGTAAGGAGGGTAAGTTCGAGCAGGCACACAAAGGGACCCTCTTCCTTGACGAGATCGGCGATCTGGGGCTTGAGACACAGGTCAAGATGTTGCGCTTCATCGAGAACAAGGAGTTCGAGCGACTGGGAGGCAAAGAGCGACTGAGTGTGGATGTACGCGTTATCACCGCAAGCAATCAGGATTTACCTGTACTTATCCGCGAAAAGAAATTTCGTGAGGACCTATACTACCGGATAAACGTTTTCCCGATTGAACTTGCACCGTTGCGTGATCGAAAGGATGACATCCCTCTTCTGGTAGAGCACTTCATAAAACTCTTCAACATGGAAACCACCAAGGGGATTGATGGGGTTGAGGCTGCCGCTCTGGCCAAGCTTAGAGCTTACGAGTGGCCAGGGAACATACGCGAGCTGCGCAACGTGATTGAACGAGCGTTTGTGCTCTCCCACGGTTTCTCGATTCGAGCTGAGGATATCGTTATAGGCAAGGGTCCGCACGAGGAACGTACCGATATCTTTGCCGAAGATAAGCCCTGGCTTGAGGCGGTGCAGGAGTTCAAAAGCCAGTATCTGTATCACACCCTTAAGAAGACAAGGGGCAACCATAAAAGGGCCGCCCAGATGCTGGGAATTCAACCCAGTTACCTGTCGCGACTCAAGAAGGAACTGGGTCTTGAGAAGGAGGAGTTTTGA
- a CDS encoding four helix bundle protein, producing the protein MKIKRFEDLEVWQLARKLVNQIYEISKKTKLSKDFGLRNQIQRSAVSIMSNIAEGFERKSKKEFIQFLSIAKASSGELRSKLYVTLDLEYLDKKTFDAAYNLCEKISRSIAGFIKYLESSSPQS; encoded by the coding sequence GTGAAGATTAAGAGGTTTGAGGATCTGGAAGTCTGGCAGTTGGCAAGAAAGCTCGTCAACCAGATTTATGAGATATCCAAGAAAACCAAATTATCGAAGGACTTTGGATTGAGAAATCAAATTCAAAGAAGCGCGGTTTCAATAATGTCGAACATAGCTGAGGGATTTGAAAGGAAATCTAAGAAGGAATTCATACAGTTCCTCAGTATTGCTAAAGCATCAAGTGGTGAATTGAGAAGTAAATTGTACGTTACCCTGGATTTAGAATATTTGGATAAGAAGACGTTCGATGCCGCCTACAACCTATGTGAGAAGATTTCAAGATCGATTGCCGGTTTCATTAAGTACCTTGAATCTTCCAGTCCGCAATCTTGA
- a CDS encoding 3-isopropylmalate dehydrogenase, translating to MAKHKIAVLPGDGVGKDVTEAAMIVLEKIGLDAEYLYGDVGWEFWCKDGEPLPVRTVDLLRSTDCCLFGAITSKPKQEAAAELTPELQGKGLIYRSPIVRLRQLFDLYTNLRPCKAYPGNPLVYKEGIDLVIFRENTEGLYAGIEWHPVPENIRAAIDTHPNARKFADTSNDDMAISVRLFTRKGCQRILRAAFEFAKRYNRRSVTVIEKPNVIRETSGLMIREARKIAAEYPDIPLWEANVDAMAMWLLKNPLDYDILVASNMFGDIISDLCGQLVGGLGFAASANIGDDYALFEPTHGSAPKYAGQYKVNPTAMLITTRLMLDWLGENEKAERLDAAIAAVISEGKVRTYDMGGTNTTLEVAQAVAERL from the coding sequence GTGGCAAAGCACAAGATTGCGGTGCTGCCCGGTGACGGGGTAGGTAAAGACGTCACCGAAGCGGCGATGATTGTTTTAGAAAAGATCGGACTTGATGCCGAGTATCTCTACGGCGACGTGGGCTGGGAGTTCTGGTGCAAGGATGGTGAACCTCTGCCTGTGCGCACTGTTGACCTCCTTCGCTCCACCGACTGCTGCCTTTTCGGCGCCATCACATCTAAGCCCAAGCAGGAGGCCGCGGCCGAGCTAACCCCTGAACTGCAGGGCAAAGGATTAATCTACCGTTCGCCCATCGTGCGTCTGCGTCAGCTCTTTGACCTCTACACCAACCTGAGGCCGTGCAAGGCCTATCCGGGTAATCCCCTGGTCTATAAAGAAGGCATTGACCTGGTTATCTTCCGTGAGAACACCGAGGGGCTTTATGCCGGCATCGAGTGGCATCCGGTTCCTGAAAACATCCGCGCCGCCATCGATACCCATCCCAACGCCCGCAAGTTCGCCGATACCTCCAACGACGACATGGCCATCTCCGTGCGGCTCTTTACCCGCAAGGGATGTCAGCGTATCCTGCGGGCAGCGTTCGAGTTCGCCAAGCGCTACAACAGACGTTCGGTCACGGTGATAGAAAAGCCTAACGTGATCCGCGAGACCTCAGGTCTCATGATCCGCGAGGCTCGCAAGATCGCTGCCGAGTATCCGGACATCCCCCTGTGGGAGGCCAACGTGGACGCCATGGCGATGTGGCTACTCAAGAATCCCTTGGACTACGACATCCTGGTTGCTTCCAACATGTTCGGGGATATTATCTCCGATCTCTGCGGGCAGCTTGTCGGCGGGCTTGGTTTTGCCGCGTCTGCCAACATCGGTGACGACTATGCGCTCTTTGAACCCACCCACGGCTCTGCACCCAAGTATGCGGGACAGTACAAGGTGAACCCTACGGCGATGCTCATTACTACCCGCTTGATGCTTGACTGGCTTGGCGAGAACGAGAAGGCCGAGAGGTTAGACGCCGCGATAGCCGCGGTCATCTCCGAGGGCAAGGTTCGCACCTACGACATGGGCGGAACGAATACCACCCTTGAGGTTGCCCAGGCGGTGGCGGAGAGACTGTAA